The Gossypium hirsutum isolate 1008001.06 chromosome D03, Gossypium_hirsutum_v2.1, whole genome shotgun sequence genomic interval AGAGAAACAAAGTTAGGATTTGGATTGAAAGCCCATTGAAATCCCTCATCGCGTCCTTTGTTCGCGATCTATTCAAAAACTGTGTTTTTGGCTTTTGGCGCTGGTTTCATTTGAGCTTCATAATCACACACAGCTATGGTAAATTCTCATTTCTTGCATTAAAGATACTTTAATCACACAGTCTAAAATCCAATGCTTTTCAAGCCGAAATCAGTTCGAACCCACTTTTCTGGGTTAATTTTCTTCCAAAATTATCAACGAAATCTTTGGGTAAAACCCAGTCATCGTTATGGCAAATACAATGAAGAAGACGATGATGATAAAGACCCAAAGCTTCGAAACACGAAAGAGAACCAGTTAGACCATTTTTATTTGTATAAGAGCAAAGGCCAACATCTGCTCACTAATACACGGATTCTCGACGCTATTGTTCGAAGATCGAACATAAAGCCTACTGATACCGTCTTGGAAATCGGACCCGGGACCGGAAATCTTACTGTCAAGCTACTGGAAGCTGCCGAAAAGGTTGTCGCCGTTGAAATTGATAAGAGGATGGTGGATTTTCTTCATAAACGCGTTGCTGAGAATGGGTTGCAAGAGAGACTCAATGTaagttttgaaaaaagaaaaaataaatgttaagtgtttgatgaaatgcctAACAGAAAGtttcaagttttaattttttttaggaagTAGTCTTCAGCTTTGTTAGGTGCTTATTTTGCTTTTACTAATTGCACCAAATGTCCCAAATTATTGGCTAGATTTGAAAGGTCTCTAAAATTTTCTGGATATGACGtggaacatgacaagtgtatgtAGTTATCGCAAGAACAACATGAACTGCTTGAATTTGACTTTGGCGTGTTAGATATTAATTTTGAAATGACATGAAACATGACACTTATGTAACTATCGTATGATGTGCATGTACCGCTTGAATCCGACCTGCTAGTGACCTGATAGAGGTAAGATGCTATTAATAATTTAGATACTATGTCGAACATGACAAGTGCATCTAACTATCATAAGAACCGCATGAACTGCTTGCTTGAATTTGACGTGTTAGGTGTTAATTTGGATATGATGCGTAACATGACATATATGTTACTATAGTGTATAGTGCATGAACGGCTTGAATCTAATGTCTTAATGGTCAGATGTTATTAGTAATTGTTTTTATTACATGTAAAAGAAAAATCTTTGTTTACAGGTTATATGCAAAGATGCAATGAAGGTTGAGTTTCCTCAGTTCGATCTTGTTGTGGCCAACATTCCTTATGGAATATCTTCCCCTCTCATAGCTAAATTGGTTTATGGAAGGAACCCTTTTAGGAGTGCAACATTGCTTCTTCAAAAGGAGTTTGCACGTCGGTTACTTGCTGAGCCCGGGGACTCAGAGTTCAACCGGTTGGCCGTGAATGTGAACTTGGTAGCCGATGTAGAATTCGTCATGGACGTAAGCAAAAGGGAGTTCCTTCCTTGCCCGAAAGTCGATTCCTCTGTTGTAATAATCCGACCGAAACCTGAACTCCCTGATGTTAATCTTAATGAGTGGAGAGCTTTCACAAGGACTTGTTTTGGCAAAAAGAACAAGACCCTTGGCGCTACCTTTAAGCAGAAGAAGAAGGTGATGCAGCTACTGAAATTGGCTAAAACAACGAGCTTGAATAAAGAAAATCCTCCGACGGGGAATAACTACGAATGTGATGAGTATTACGATGGCAAATACGAAGATGAAGATACCGATGGTGAAGAATGTTTTGCATCCTCTACCTCTGATCTTGAAATGAACTTGTTTAAGGAGAAAATTGTTGGGATCTTGAGAAAAAGTGGGTTTGAAGATAAAAGGCCTTCAAAGGTGAGTAATGAGGACTTATTACATTTACTCTCTTTGTTTAATCAAGCTGGAATATATTTTCATGATCATGTTAAACCAAATGATTTAGGTAATGCAAATGCTGCTTATCTTTCATAGCAGCTTCATCATTCTTA includes:
- the LOC107909429 gene encoding ribosomal RNA small subunit methyltransferase, mitochondrial → MLFKPKSVRTHFSGLIFFQNYQRNLWVKPSHRYGKYNEEDDDDKDPKLRNTKENQLDHFYLYKSKGQHLLTNTRILDAIVRRSNIKPTDTVLEIGPGTGNLTVKLLEAAEKVVAVEIDKRMVDFLHKRVAENGLQERLNVICKDAMKVEFPQFDLVVANIPYGISSPLIAKLVYGRNPFRSATLLLQKEFARRLLAEPGDSEFNRLAVNVNLVADVEFVMDVSKREFLPCPKVDSSVVIIRPKPELPDVNLNEWRAFTRTCFGKKNKTLGATFKQKKKVMQLLKLAKTTSLNKENPPTGNNYECDEYYDGKYEDEDTDGEECFASSTSDLEMNLFKEKIVGILRKSGFEDKRPSKVSNEDLLHLLSLFNQAGIYFHDHVKPNDLGNANAAYLS